In Bactrocera oleae isolate idBacOlea1 chromosome 3, idBacOlea1, whole genome shotgun sequence, a genomic segment contains:
- the Vps29 gene encoding vacuolar protein sorting-associated protein 29, whose protein sequence is MLVLVLGDLHIPHRCASLPVKFKKLLVPGRIHHILCTGNLCTKETYDYLKTLANDVHIVRGEFDENLSYPEQKVVTVGQFRIGLSHGHQVVPRGDPEALALIQRQLDVDILISGHTYKFEAYEHGNKFYINPGSATGAFNPLDVNVIPSFVLMDIQSTTVVTYVYQLIGDEVKVERIEYKKL, encoded by the coding sequence ATGCTGGTTCTTGTACTTGGTGATCTTCATATCCCACATCGTTGTGCCAGTTTACCGGTGAAATTCAAGAAATTGTTAGTACCAGGACGAATTCATCACATACTTTGCACAGGAAATCTTTGCACAAAGGAAACGTATGATTACCTCAAAACATTGGCTAATGACGTACACATCGTTCGCGGAGaatttgatgaaaatttgaGTTACCCAGAGCAGAAGGTAGTTACAGTTGGACAGTTTCGAATTGGACTGTCACATGGACATCAGGTTGTGCCCCGTGGTGATCCAGAAGCTCTAGCGTTGATTCAGCGACAATTAGACGTAGATATATTAATATCGGgtcatacatataaatttgaaGCTTATGAACATGGAAATAAATTCTATATCAACCCTGGATCTGCTACTGGTGCTTTTAACCCTCTAGACGTAAATGTAATACCATCTTTTGTACTTATGGATATTCAAAGTACAACCGTTgtgacatatgtatatcaacttATTGGCGACGAAGTGAAAGTCGAACGTATTGAATACAAAAAACTTTAG